GTGGTCACTGGTGGTATCACAACGGGTATTACAATTGGTTCCGTGGGTTGCTCACTTGTTGGACCCTCACCGATACTGTCTAACGTACGGTGGATATCGGCCACGACCGATTGCTCTCGGAAAACGGGACtagccaatgatgatgatgcaccatcatcgtcatcatcagcatcctctCCTTCTTGGTTACTATTCCCTGGAGTACGAACGTACTCGCCAGAGCTGGGCGGTTCCTCGCTCGACGCTACCGTATCCTCATCATCCAATATGTTATCCAAGAAGGCAATGGCCTTCGATGTTTCCttctccaccgtcagcgagaTCGGCTCAGGGGATGCGATCGGATCGGGTTCACTGGGGTTCGCTCGCCGCTGTACGGCGTTCTCTTCCCGTGCACTCCGCCCCTCCGACGTATGCGCCACAAAGTACAcctttccgttcggttcgatctTCTCCGTAAACTCGCCGGCCAGCTCATCGGACAGGGGCAGGATCTCGTCGAAGCTACTTttcggtgttgtgttgttgctggacgTGTTGGAGACTTTGGGCTTCGTTTGACtctgttcttcttctgggTGTGCTGTGTGAGGCATGGCGATCGGTATAATAGCTGGTACGAGCTTCTCGTCACCACTTGCATCCTTCGCCTGTGGTGCCAGCATCCGGGGTTTCAATTCTCGTGGGTCCGCCACTTCCGTTTCTATCGCTGCACTCAGATTGCGCGAATAGTAGCCATTCTGGTTCGAGAATCCACGTGGCTGGTGAGCGGACGGATCTTCGAGTGATTGCTCACCGATCGAACCGTTCTCTAGTGTCGCACCATCTCGGTAGTGATCGGTGGAAGGTACGGCGTGATTGTTTGGCACTCGAACATCAATATTTTTTACGCCTCGTTCCCCATAACAGCAGGCACATATCAGATACATGACTAGCCCTAGGTGATGTATAGTGCACCGGGAGTTTTGATCCCCCCGAATGGGGGTAGGTAGGTGAAGGTGATGGGAATGCAGGTCAGTCAGGTCAGCGGGCGAGCGGGTTGTAATGTGTGTTGCGTTACGCGCGCgcaagaaagaagagaacgaaagagagaaggaaaaggaggatcATGCAGCCATCGTGGTTAGTAGTTCTACCGACCGGAGGTAAGGACGTCTGGACAAGGGCTTGGATATGGAGAAGGACTTACTCTAAACAAAGGGATTTTCTCATACCACGTTAGTTAGTACCAGTCTGATGTCTGATAGTGTTGTTACGAGCGTACTACTAGGAGtggaaatacacacacacagtacttACCGACTGCCATCCAAATACCGAACCGGATCCAGGTGTAGATgtcgagcatcagcatcagatagATGTTGACGAAAATACTGATCCCCGGAAGCAGCGGTACGAGTGGTACACGGAAGGGAGCATCCGCTTGCTCCCTCGGCTGAATCGAGATGAGCAGCAGGACGAGCAGCGTGCAGCCGAGCAGGATACCAAACAATATCCAGGCCCACGCCTCCATCTCGTAGATGGCATCCTGGGCGTAGTAGATCGTCAGAGCGAGTGCTATCGACAGGAGACCTAAGGGGAATAGTGAATAATCATAAGTTGTAACCGTCGTGTAGAGAACATTATGTACGTTGTACTCACAGTATAGTGTCACAAGCACACCGACCACACGGCTGGACACGTTCGTCGGTAGCCGGATGCAGGAGAGATTGAAGAGCTGCTTGCAGAACAACGAACCGGTCACACGTTCCCGTGCCATCAGTAGGTTCGATGACTCGTACGTGTCTCTGCTCGTCGATGGTATCGCTGGATCGGGGTTGTCCGAAAACCTGGCAATGCAGTACAACGAACACGAACAAAATAGAGAGCGATTAAAAAAACGTCTCCAATGGAATCATAACCAGGGCCCCAATCGaactttcgatcgatctggATCAACGTTGATCAAGGTATCTGGTAGTCTGGTAAATTTTGGGatcataaaaacaaattaacagACGTCTCGTTAAGGGCGCATTTCATTCAGcatccaacagcaccaactgAGCGACAcctgggtgtgcgtgtgcctccaaatgaatgaaatcaatcaagcCGATAAAGCTGGCCAAGGTTAAACCGTCCAAAAACATCCGCAATGAAACGCCAACTAACCGTTATATGGCGTGCGGTGCCAAGCAAAATGTCCAACCATAAACCAAACCGGCGGGCCTGACCAATTGGTCAGGCATCATTTCACTCACGCGAAGGTTTGGGGAAAGCTGGCCTCCAGCCCGGTCCGGTACCGGTTGAGGTGTTGTTTCGTCAGTCTTACCTCAGGATGAGTATCGAGATGGCGACGACAGTGTACGCCATGAGCGTACCGATCGACAGCATGTTGACGAGCGCCTTCAGATCGAACAGTCCACCGAGCGTACCGGTCAGCAGGGCCGCACACAGTGTCCCAAAGACGGGTGTCTTGAACCGTGGGCTAACTTCACCGAGCGCTCGGAAAATTAGCCCATCCTGAGCCATCGCGTAGATGATGCGCGGTTGGGGGAACATGGCCCCGAACAGGCTGGCCACTAGCCCAATGATACCACCGATCGCGACGATCCACTTGGCAAAGTTCCATCCGATCTCGTTAAATACGTGTGGCAGCGGTGCGTTAACGTCCTGCTTGTAGTACGGCCACATCAGCGTCAGCACGGTCGAAACACCGAAGTAGGCCAGGAAGATGGTGCAGAGCGAGAGGAGGATCGCCCGTGGGATGGCCCTCCGTGGGTTGCGCACCTCTTCGCCCGTCGTTGCGATACAATCGAATCCGACGAAACCGAAGAAGCAGGTGGCGGCACCTCGTAGCGTACCCTCGAAGCCGAACGGGAAAAAGCCACCTTCGCCGGCGTTGTACATGGCCGGTACGGACTCCGGGCTGATGCGCCAGTTATCGAGATCGGCATTGATGGCACCGGCCACGATGACGAACAGCACGATGAAGATATTGAGCACGGTGAACGCATTGTTCACTATCGTGGACTTTTTCAACCCGAACGCTAGAGCGACTGCGGGGAAGTAAATGGGAGAGTTTAGTGAAATCGATCCAGAATGACCGATTCGAACGACCAGGAGTACCTACCACCGAGTAAGATCGCCACCGAGAATGCGAAAAAGTCGAAATACTCCGACATAAAGTCCCACTCGATCGGGGCCACCTCGCGGAACCGCACCTTCATCGTGTCGTTGGCCAGCGTGTCGATGTACAGGCTGAGACCGCGCGATACACTCGCCGAACCGATAATGTACTCCAGCATCAGATTCCAGCCGATGATGAACGCCATAAACTCACCGATGCACACATAGCTGTAGATATACGCCGAACCTGACTTGGGTACTCGTGCTCCGAACTCCGCGTAGCAGAGACCTGCGAGCGGCGACGGACGGAAAGGACGAAAATGTGATAAAAAAGGATCGTTATTCGCGAATTGAATGGAACTTACCAGCCAGGAAAGaagcggcggcagcgatgAGAAACGATAGTACGACCGAGGGACCTGCCTGATCCTTGGAGACGTGACCGGCCAGCACGTACACGCCGACACCGAGTGTCGCACCGACCCCGAGCGCGGTCAGATCGAACGTATTGAGGATGCGTCCCAGCTTCTCCGAACCACCATCATACGTCAGCACCTTCCGGCGGGTCAGTATACGCCAACAGGATAGGTTGGCCATGACCGTGTCCGCTGTGGGCTGGACGTGCGCCCAGTCCGGTCGCTAGCCACGCGCGCGGCTCGTTTGGCGTTTCGATTTCTCTTCACCTTCCGCAAAGAAGACTCTGGTACCCTCGCTGGTCCGCtggtgtgtgccggtgtgtgcaGGTGTGGCTGtatggctgtgtgtttgtgtgtgtgtagttggTTGAGGGTCGTGCCAGCCTTATCTTGACGCCTGCCGGGTGAAGGACACGTAGAAAGGAGGTAGAAGAAGTGAGTTATCATCGAAACGGGCTACGAACGGCAATCGATGGCATTCGTTCGAATGGACGCATATCTTCAATTAG
This sequence is a window from Anopheles darlingi chromosome 3, idAnoDarlMG_H_01, whole genome shotgun sequence. Protein-coding genes within it:
- the LOC125958261 gene encoding cationic amino acid transporter 2-like isoform X2; this translates as MANLSCWRILTRRKVLTYDGGSEKLGRILNTFDLTALGVGATLGVGVYVLAGHVSKDQAGPSVVLSFLIAAAASFLAGLCYAEFGARVPKSGSAYIYSYVCIGEFMAFIIGWNLMLEYIIGSASVSRGLSLYIDTLANDTMKVRFREVAPIEWDFMSEYFDFFAFSVAILLGVALAFGLKKSTIVNNAFTVLNIFIVLFVIVAGAINADLDNWRISPESVPAMYNAGEGGFFPFGFEGTLRGAATCFFGFVGFDCIATTGEEVRNPRRAIPRAILLSLCTIFLAYFGVSTVLTLMWPYYKQDVNAPLPHVFNEIGWNFAKWIVAIGGIIGLVASLFGAMFPQPRIIYAMAQDGLIFRALGEVSPRFKTPVFGTLCAALLTGTLGGLFDLKALVNMLSIGTLMAYTVVAISILILRFSDNPDPAIPSTSRDTYESSNLLMARERVTGSLFCKQLFNLSCIRLPTNVSSRVVGVLVTLYCLLSIALALTIYYAQDAIYEMEAWAWILFGILLGCTLLVLLLISIQPREQADAPFRVPLVPLLPGISIFVNIYLMLMLDIYTWIRFGIWMAVGLALYAFYGFKNSYREVYASQFGWTKLKYVH
- the LOC125958261 gene encoding uncharacterized protein LOC125958261 isoform X1, which translates into the protein MANLSCWRILTRRKVLTYDGGSEKLGRILNTFDLTALGVGATLGVGVYVLAGHVSKDQAGPSVVLSFLIAAAASFLAGLCYAEFGARVPKSGSAYIYSYVCIGEFMAFIIGWNLMLEYIIGSASVSRGLSLYIDTLANDTMKVRFREVAPIEWDFMSEYFDFFAFSVAILLGVALAFGLKKSTIVNNAFTVLNIFIVLFVIVAGAINADLDNWRISPESVPAMYNAGEGGFFPFGFEGTLRGAATCFFGFVGFDCIATTGEEVRNPRRAIPRAILLSLCTIFLAYFGVSTVLTLMWPYYKQDVNAPLPHVFNEIGWNFAKWIVAIGGIIGLVASLFGAMFPQPRIIYAMAQDGLIFRALGEVSPRFKTPVFGTLCAALLTGTLGGLFDLKALVNMLSIGTLMAYTVVAISILILRFSDNPDPAIPSTSRDTYESSNLLMARERVTGSLFCKQLFNLSCIRLPTNVSSRVVGVLVTLYCLLSIALALTIYYAQDAIYEMEAWAWILFGILLGCTLLVLLLISIQPREQADAPFRVPLVPLLPGISIFVNIYLMLMLDIYTWIRFGIWMAVGLVMYLICACCYGERGVKNIDVRVPNNHAVPSTDHYRDGATLENGSIGEQSLEDPSAHQPRGFSNQNGYYSRNLSAAIETEVADPRELKPRMLAPQAKDASGDEKLVPAIIPIAMPHTAHPEEEQSQTKPKVSNTSSNNTTPKSSFDEILPLSDELAGEFTEKIEPNGKVYFVAHTSEGRSAREENAVQRRANPSEPDPIASPEPISLTVEKETSKAIAFLDNILDDEDTVASSEEPPSSGEYVRTPGNSNQEGEDADDDDDGASSSLASPVFREQSVVADIHRTLDSIGEGPTSEQPTEPIVIPVVIPPVTTGEPAEPRTEIEQQNSDESKLEARAVPIKIVTQPQPDSQQSTGEAAPPKIKSRAMYIAKGNEDDAPRRVLTEDEQEFINFRTAEKERFMSRLSVLLVNQKQNPAMKKLGEGGATTNAEDSGASSSAKAANRPSMSRSTSEPSFVLLLNKLGGGGESPQESETDEPEEKARSEHSSLAAIPPAPKFDQTLFNTIRAGAIPNTPRTPIPEAPKFDPVLFNTLGKGKAQRETILPDSVQEKELEQMKPVTVKPVAVATAAAAAPSAAVPVTPPVGKYYEVELKKLKRIAPSVPVQSSKVNDPIETESEANPRQAFKSRLEQILQRGPLEVPGRPKTLTPNMMMMGAISADNIAASRISLQQRHLQQLPGASSTDSGLGMLTSSTVSVNSTSDSVQGSDDVNSESVNPSPVKRDESFRDRARGFDTAKKKQKLIFDDVLKSINPETRPSSIRNSVEHRVSFRNFKEGLRKTVPPKQFLPDA